Genomic window (Heliomicrobium gestii):
ACAAAGGCAGGCTGATCGCCGGGCAGGAAAAGACGCCGGAACCGTTGCCGCCGGCCAGCCTGCGGCAGGTGCTGGAAGAGCGGCAAGGGATTCAGCGGATCGCCTTGTCTCAGGGCGCCGCCTACCATATGTACGCGCCGATCGCGAATACGGGCTGGTTCTTGAACTTCGTGATCCCGGAACAGGATATCCGCGAGCCCTTTATCGCCCACTCGACAGAGCAGATCAGCCGACTGCTGCATGACTTTTCCCATTCCTTTTTCGCTTATGTGGCGGTGGTGTCGCTCGTCCTGGTCTTTTTTTCCTACCGGTTCTCCAAAACCGTCACCGAACCGGTGCGCCGGCTGACGGAGGCGTTCCGGGAGAGTTCACAGGGCAAGCGCATCGCGCCGGTGCCCGTCGTCACGAAGGACGAACTGGGCCAGTTGACAGCCACCTTCAATCAGATGAACGAGACGATTCATTCGCTGATCACCGAACTCAACAACCGGGCGACCCGCCTGGAGGAGCGCGTCCTCGAGCGAACCCAGGAGATCCAGGCGGCCAATCAGCAGTTGCAGGCCACCTACCAGCAGTTGAAACAGACCGAGGCGTCGCGCACTGAGCTGATCGCCCAGATCTCTCATGACCTGAAGACGCCCTTGACGGTGATGAAGGCCGGGTTGCAGATCCTGGAGAAGTATGATCTCACGCAGGAGGAACGGATCGATCTGACCGACCGGGTGAAGCGCCAGACGCGCCAGATCACCCAGTTGATCGATGACCTATTTGAATTATCCACCATGGAGTTGCAAACATAAGCCTTCCAAAAAGAGCTGCTGCCCGTTGATTTCCTGCTGGAAGAGACGATCGGGCTGCTGGTGGATGAGACGGTTGCCGAACCGATCCAGGTCCACCGGAACTACGCCCCTGACCTGCCGCTGATCTGGGCCGATCCGCTGAAGCTCCAGCGCGCCTTCAGCAACCTGCTGCACAACGCCGTCAAGTACTCGCCCGGTCAGAAGCCGGTGCAGGTCTATGTGGACGCCGTCACCGTCGAGGGTGCGGTAGTCGTCTCCATCCGCGATCTGGGGATGGGCATCGCCCCGGAAAATGTGCCGAAGATCTTCTCGCTCTTCTACCGCGAACCGCGCACCCATGACCGGCACATCGGAGGCAGCGGCCTGGGCATGAGCATCGTCAAGAAGATCATCGACGGTCATGGCGGGGAGATCCTTGTGGAGAGTGCGGTGAATCAGGGGACGACGGTCCGGGTGGTGTTGCCGGTGCACGGGGAGGGTCTCTGATGAAGCAAACCTGTGATTTTACAACCCTGTTGCCGAAACAGACTCGCTAAAGACTTAATCGCCACAAGCAGTCCATCAATTTGGGCTGCTTTTTCTTTGATTTTCCTAACTCAATCAACTTTCACTTCGACGGTAAACGTTCTTGCTGGCGGAGCATCGCTCTCCCAAGGTTGTAAATAATTTAATTTTAGTTTTGTGACACCGCTTTTGTTGGGAGCAAACCACCACCACTCCCGACCGCCTGCACCGAGGAGCGGTTCCGTTTGCGCTGGATTCGTTAGCAACGTATACCGATGTCCAACTTTAGATAGGACGTTAGAATCAGGTTCAATGCCGTAATTCCATGAGTAACCCGTTGACGCATTGCTATTCAACTGTACTTTGAGAATTTCGCCTTTTTTAATCGTCACCTGTTGCCCGTCATAACGCTCGTCAACCACCTTTGTAATCGTACTGGAAGGTGCGTCCGCATTGATTTCAACGGTAAAGGTTCTGGCCGGTGGAGTCTCGCTTTCCCAAGGTCGAATATAATTTAGTTTTAGTTTCGTTACACCGCTTTTGCTGGGAATAAAGCGCCAGCACTCTTGCCCTCCCGCACCAATTAACGGTTTTGTTTGTGCTGGATTCGTTAGTGAGGTATACCGATGTTCAACTTCAGAAAGGACGTTCGAATCGGGTTCGATCCCATAATTCCATGAATAGCCCGTTGAGGCATTGCTATTCAGCTGTACCTCAAGAATTTCACCTTGCTTAATCGTTACCTGTTTCCCGTCATAATTCTCATTAATGATCTTGATACTTGAGTTGCTTTCTATAACAGCGTTGGAAGCCCAAGCTGTCGGCAATAATGATGTTAGTAATATGGCAATGGATGAAAACACAGTCACGATCTTTCTTACCATAGCAATCTCTGTCCTTTCTTACTTTTCTCCCTTTTCAATACAATTGACGCGCCATTTTATGTTTTGGTTCCAACTAAATTGACCGTCCGCAGCGTGTGCCAGTAGCTGAAGCGTTACACCCTTTCCGATATCGCCGCGGCATTGGCTACCGAGTACGCTGACGCCGAAACGTCAGACACCCTTTCCCCGGAGAGGATCGAGTACCAACTCTACAAAAACCGACACCCGGATTTCCGCTCCATCCCCTTTGCGGAGCCCTATACCCCGTCAGCGATGCTTGGCAAAACCTCAGATATACAGGTCTATAATCGCCCGGACACATTGGGGAATGAAACCACGAACGACGAAC
Coding sequences:
- a CDS encoding sensor histidine kinase — its product is MDETVAEPIQVHRNYAPDLPLIWADPLKLQRAFSNLLHNAVKYSPGQKPVQVYVDAVTVEGAVVVSIRDLGMGIAPENVPKIFSLFYREPRTHDRHIGGSGLGMSIVKKIIDGHGGEILVESAVNQGTTVRVVLPVHGEGL
- a CDS encoding protease inhibitor I42 family protein, whose amino-acid sequence is MVRKIVTVFSSIAILLTSLLPTAWASNAVIESNSSIKIINENYDGKQVTIKQGEILEVQLNSNASTGYSWNYGIEPDSNVLSEVEHRYTSLTNPAQTKPLIGAGGQECWRFIPSKSGVTKLKLNYIRPWESETPPARTFTVEINADAPSSTITKVVDERYDGQQVTIKKGEILKVQLNSNASTGYSWNYGIEPDSNVLSKVGHRYTLLTNPAQTEPLLGAGGREWWWFAPNKSGVTKLKLNYLQPWESDAPPARTFTVEVKVD